One segment of Rhodopirellula baltica SH 1 DNA contains the following:
- a CDS encoding SHD1 domain-containing protein, whose product MFRIAIGLIPSLLFCLVFATAQDKLPSVERVWKDSTGRFQVSAKLIEKVGEKVVLQTSAGRKIEIASVRLSEADQTYLKSLESVPQTPAPRSPSSRSSDTGRPKPIAVSNDPEAELGAAPRLDFSNTVWNVKVSEPQPPEFEPSAVALPKPQGRRQPHAANSLLMKAAVSDISGSGPTAQTHLMIGNFRTGQLTELPAVSGTAMHPIAILGDGGTIVMIGTDKDGTTTNEDLQSWDIRDGKVQRDDAWKPYAGQSNRGIRFATAGPDNRLITCSKAGHIVAWQMPQRRALWQIEMGSPPYWHTNADLSQLAIASAKQLVMVDLLEGKITGSQPLSDLGRIYYPKLSFNPSEDKLYLSSIGRVLILDLRSNEWIQDTEIGGVGTSKGAIFCDDDYVLIDGSTLVDWKSGTKVDRYSGLGAPIPMGHFSCVVSNSELRALDLPLNPVVAKEDDPPATMANNSAKQPQAAEPEKPASQVVGNWRFEVKESYASGNTGINRSTYRFDADGTYETYSTLMMLAGNSNEQLYSVTSLEQGTWTHKAKQLCMTEDKSELVKFESAVATVTRETFETAIAEKSPPICYTLVIKSNDSIELHDSQGRGAMPLQRISMEIKIR is encoded by the coding sequence ATGTTTCGCATCGCAATTGGACTCATTCCGTCATTGCTATTCTGCCTCGTCTTTGCAACCGCCCAGGACAAACTCCCGAGCGTTGAACGAGTTTGGAAGGATTCCACCGGTCGCTTTCAGGTCTCCGCGAAATTGATCGAAAAGGTCGGCGAGAAGGTCGTTCTGCAAACAAGTGCTGGACGCAAGATTGAGATCGCAAGCGTTCGACTCAGTGAAGCCGATCAAACGTATCTGAAGAGTCTGGAATCCGTTCCACAAACTCCGGCCCCGCGTTCTCCATCTTCGCGTTCATCTGATACGGGCCGACCAAAACCAATCGCGGTTTCAAACGACCCTGAAGCGGAACTCGGCGCCGCTCCACGCTTGGATTTTTCGAACACCGTTTGGAACGTGAAGGTCTCCGAGCCGCAACCGCCCGAGTTTGAACCCAGTGCGGTCGCTTTGCCGAAACCGCAAGGCCGCCGGCAACCTCATGCTGCGAACAGCCTGCTGATGAAAGCGGCCGTCAGCGACATCAGCGGCAGCGGACCTACGGCCCAAACGCATCTGATGATTGGTAACTTTCGCACCGGTCAATTGACCGAGCTGCCTGCGGTCTCCGGAACCGCCATGCACCCGATCGCCATCCTCGGCGATGGCGGCACGATCGTGATGATCGGGACAGACAAGGATGGAACCACCACCAACGAGGACTTGCAATCTTGGGACATTCGCGATGGAAAGGTACAACGCGACGACGCATGGAAACCCTACGCGGGTCAATCCAACCGCGGCATCCGATTCGCGACCGCCGGCCCAGACAACCGTTTGATCACCTGCAGCAAAGCTGGGCACATCGTGGCTTGGCAAATGCCACAACGACGTGCACTTTGGCAAATCGAAATGGGATCGCCACCCTATTGGCACACCAATGCTGATCTGAGCCAATTGGCGATCGCCTCGGCAAAGCAACTGGTGATGGTCGATCTGTTGGAAGGGAAGATCACCGGGTCGCAACCGCTGAGCGATCTCGGACGCATCTACTATCCCAAACTCTCCTTCAATCCCAGCGAAGACAAACTTTATTTGTCATCCATTGGTCGCGTTTTGATTCTGGATCTTCGCAGCAACGAGTGGATTCAAGACACAGAGATCGGCGGCGTTGGAACAAGCAAGGGTGCCATCTTTTGCGATGACGACTATGTCCTGATCGATGGCAGCACACTGGTCGATTGGAAGTCCGGAACCAAGGTTGACCGTTACAGCGGACTGGGTGCTCCCATTCCAATGGGTCACTTCTCGTGCGTCGTCTCGAATTCGGAACTGCGTGCCCTCGATCTACCGCTCAATCCAGTGGTTGCCAAAGAAGACGATCCACCGGCAACGATGGCAAACAATTCTGCGAAACAACCCCAAGCTGCCGAACCCGAAAAGCCAGCTTCACAGGTCGTCGGCAACTGGCGTTTTGAAGTGAAGGAATCCTACGCCAGCGGGAACACGGGAATCAATCGAAGCACCTATCGCTTCGACGCCGACGGCACGTACGAGACCTATTCCACGCTGATGATGCTTGCCGGAAACTCGAACGAACAACTGTACAGTGTGACCAGCCTCGAACAAGGAACCTGGACCCACAAAGCCAAGCAGCTGTGCATGACAGAAGACAAAAGCGAATTGGTCAAATTCGAAAGTGCGGTCGCCACCGTCACTCGAGAAACCTTCGAAACAGCGATTGCCGAGAAATCACCCCCTATCTGCTACACACTTGTTATCAAATCAAACGACTCGATCGAACTACACGATTCGCAAGGCCGCGGTGCCATGCCGCTTCAGCGAATTTCTATGGAGATCAAAATTCGGTGA